Proteins encoded within one genomic window of Lysinibacillus louembei:
- the gnd gene encoding decarboxylating NADP(+)-dependent phosphogluconate dehydrogenase: protein MVNTIGVIGLGVMGRNIALNMANNGEQVAVYNYTRDLTDQLMEKLDGQTLIPYYELETFVQSLAVPRKVFIMVTAGTATDSVIQSLIPLLQQGDIIMDGGNSHYQDTERRYDELKPHGIGYLGVGVSGGEVGALTGPSIMPGGDLHFYNEVAPILTKIAAKADGEACCTYIGPKGAGHFVKMVHNGIEYADMQLIAEAYTFLRGNLSLSVEEIADIFETWNEGELKSYLIEITAEILRKKDNVTGLPLVDVILDQAGQKGTGKWTSLQAIDNGIPTSIITEALFARYLSALKEERIQAQPILAGPAKNTQSLDKAEWIEYVRQALYMGKICAYAQGFTQYKMTSEINNWNLPLKDIALIFRNGCIIRAEFLNVISEAYDEKADLANLLIAPYFADKTARYQQSLRNIVCEGIQSGVALPCFSSSLAYYDSYRTGASNANILQAQRDYFGAHTYKRNDMEGTFHTEW, encoded by the coding sequence ATGGTCAATACAATTGGTGTTATCGGTTTAGGTGTAATGGGACGCAATATTGCATTAAATATGGCAAACAACGGTGAGCAGGTTGCTGTTTACAACTACACACGTGATTTAACAGATCAGCTAATGGAAAAATTAGATGGGCAAACACTCATTCCTTACTATGAATTGGAAACATTCGTACAGTCTTTAGCTGTTCCTCGTAAAGTTTTCATAATGGTAACAGCTGGTACAGCAACGGATTCTGTTATCCAATCACTTATCCCACTGCTACAACAGGGCGACATTATTATGGATGGTGGTAATTCGCATTATCAAGATACGGAGCGCCGTTATGATGAATTGAAGCCACACGGCATTGGTTATTTAGGTGTTGGTGTTTCAGGAGGCGAGGTTGGTGCATTAACAGGTCCTTCCATTATGCCGGGTGGTGACTTGCACTTTTATAATGAAGTCGCACCAATTTTAACAAAAATTGCAGCAAAAGCTGATGGTGAGGCTTGCTGCACATATATCGGGCCAAAAGGTGCAGGACATTTCGTCAAAATGGTGCACAACGGTATCGAATATGCGGATATGCAATTAATCGCAGAGGCGTATACATTTTTACGTGGCAATTTAAGTTTATCCGTTGAGGAAATCGCAGACATTTTTGAAACGTGGAATGAAGGTGAATTAAAAAGCTATTTAATCGAAATTACAGCGGAAATTTTACGTAAAAAAGATAATGTAACGGGCTTACCTCTTGTCGATGTGATTTTAGATCAAGCTGGACAAAAAGGGACTGGCAAATGGACGAGCTTACAAGCTATTGACAATGGTATTCCAACATCCATTATTACAGAGGCACTATTTGCACGCTATTTATCCGCTTTAAAAGAGGAGCGCATACAAGCACAGCCGATTTTAGCTGGACCTGCTAAAAATACGCAAAGCTTGGATAAAGCTGAGTGGATTGAATATGTGCGCCAAGCATTATATATGGGCAAAATTTGTGCCTATGCACAAGGCTTTACACAATATAAAATGACGTCCGAAATTAATAACTGGAACTTGCCATTAAAGGATATCGCGTTAATTTTCCGTAATGGCTGCATTATCCGTGCAGAATTTTTAAATGTCATCAGTGAAGCTTATGATGAAAAAGCGGATTTAGCGAACTTATTGATTGCCCCATACTTTGCTGATAAAACAGCGCGCTATCAGCAAAGCTTGCGCAATATCGTTTGCGAAGGCATTCAATCTGGTGTTGCCTTACCATGCTTCAGCTCATCATTAGCTTACTATGATAGCTATCGCACAGGTGCATCGAACGCCAATATTTTACAAGCACAGCGCGATTATTTTGGCGCACACACATACAAGCGCAATGATATGGAAGGCACATTCCATACAGAGTGGTAA
- a CDS encoding GntR family transcriptional regulator, producing the protein MTEFKDFLYPQKWLIKASTGERVTSELRLRIISGLIESGTILSENKLAAEFSVSRSPIREALKTLAAENLIRLERMGAIVLGLTDKEIEEIYDVRLLIETFVFERLLKMETTELTMELSKIVEMMKVAIKYHDADEFSYQDVLFHEAIIRSIDHSYILMIWTNLKPVMEGLILLSMRMRFKEKYDDFPRIIKNHELYIAAIEAKERNLMIQSLHANFDDVQGKVEDLWRSQQLLVKGVEQQND; encoded by the coding sequence ATGACTGAATTCAAAGATTTTCTCTATCCACAAAAGTGGCTTATTAAAGCATCTACTGGTGAACGGGTAACATCTGAGCTAAGGTTACGTATTATTTCGGGCTTGATTGAAAGCGGTACCATTCTTTCAGAAAATAAATTAGCTGCTGAATTTTCTGTCAGTCGCTCCCCTATTCGTGAAGCATTAAAAACATTAGCGGCTGAAAATTTAATTCGATTAGAGCGTATGGGTGCTATTGTACTCGGTTTAACAGATAAGGAAATTGAAGAAATTTATGATGTTCGTTTATTAATTGAAACATTTGTCTTTGAGCGCCTATTAAAAATGGAAACAACAGAATTAACGATGGAGCTAAGTAAAATTGTCGAAATGATGAAGGTGGCTATTAAATATCACGATGCTGATGAATTTTCATATCAAGATGTTTTATTCCATGAAGCGATTATTCGCTCTATCGACCACTCGTATATTTTGATGATTTGGACGAATTTAAAGCCTGTGATGGAAGGTCTTATTCTTTTATCCATGCGCATGCGCTTCAAGGAAAAATACGATGACTTCCCTCGCATCATAAAAAATCATGAGCTATACATCGCAGCCATCGAAGCAAAAGAGCGCAACTTAATGATTCAATCTTTGCATGCCAACTTTGACGATGTACAAGGAAAAGTAGAGGATTTATGGAGATCTCAGCAACTACTAGTAAAAGGAGTGGAGCAGCAAAATGACTGA
- a CDS encoding RNA ligase family protein, translating into MSNYIKYPRSFHLPWSRGYTHDDKVAKNVEHFIGKEVVVTEKLDGEGTTLYKDYMHARSINSANHPSRHWVKTFHASFAYQIPDGWRLCGENMYAKHSIYYQALTSYFYLFSIWNEENICLSWDETEAFAAKLGIETVPVLYRGLFDEKKIKQLFTGKSCFDGEQEGYVIRNADSFHYKDFQYNLGKFVRPQHVQTSEHWLQEEIIPNKLNM; encoded by the coding sequence ATGTCAAACTATATAAAATACCCACGAAGCTTTCATCTACCGTGGAGCAGAGGTTATACACATGATGATAAAGTCGCCAAGAATGTCGAGCATTTTATCGGCAAGGAAGTCGTTGTAACCGAAAAATTAGACGGTGAAGGAACAACGCTTTACAAAGATTATATGCATGCTAGAAGCATCAACTCGGCTAACCACCCTTCTAGACATTGGGTGAAAACATTTCATGCAAGCTTTGCCTATCAAATTCCTGATGGCTGGCGGCTGTGTGGTGAAAATATGTATGCAAAGCATTCCATTTACTATCAAGCATTAACAAGCTACTTTTATTTATTTAGCATTTGGAATGAAGAAAATATATGCTTGAGCTGGGATGAAACGGAGGCTTTTGCTGCTAAATTAGGCATTGAAACCGTTCCTGTTCTGTACCGAGGACTTTTTGATGAAAAGAAAATCAAACAACTATTTACAGGTAAGTCATGCTTTGATGGTGAACAGGAGGGCTATGTTATTCGAAATGCCGATTCATTTCATTACAAAGACTTTCAATATAATCTAGGTAAATTTGTACGACCACAGCATGTGCAAACAAGCGAGCATTGGTTGCAGGAAGAAATTATTCCGAATAAATTAAACATGTAA
- a CDS encoding GntP family permease has product MPLVIVGIGIIALLVLIMAFKLNTFISLIIVSFGVALALGIPLDEIVKTIEAGLGGTLGHLALIFGLGAMLGKLIADSGGAQRIAMTLVEKFGEKRIQWAVVAASFIIGIALFFEVGLVLLIPIVFAISRQLKVSILYLGIPMTAALSVTHGFLPPHPGPTVIAGEFEANIGEVLLYGFIISIPTVIIAGPIFTKIAQKLVPESFTKAGDIASLGEQKTFKLEETPGFGISVFTALLPVILMSIATIITLLQKTMGFADNGFLAAIRFIGDAGTAMLISLLVAVYTMGIARKIPIKTVMASCTTAISHIGMMLLIIGGGGAFKQVLINGGVGDYVAELFDGTNLSPILLAWIIAAILRISLGSATVAALTTAGLVIPMLGQSDVNLALVVLATGAGSLIASHVNDAGFWMFKEYFGLSMKETFATWTLLETIISVAGLGFILLLSLFI; this is encoded by the coding sequence ATGCCATTAGTTATTGTTGGGATTGGGATTATTGCGTTATTAGTTTTAATTATGGCGTTTAAGCTCAATACATTTATTTCACTTATTATCGTATCATTTGGGGTTGCATTAGCATTAGGGATTCCACTAGATGAAATTGTCAAAACGATTGAAGCAGGCTTAGGTGGTACACTTGGACATTTAGCATTAATCTTCGGGCTTGGTGCAATGCTTGGTAAATTAATTGCGGACTCTGGCGGTGCACAGCGCATCGCTATGACATTAGTTGAAAAGTTTGGTGAAAAACGCATTCAATGGGCAGTTGTTGCTGCATCATTTATTATTGGGATAGCTCTATTCTTTGAAGTTGGTTTAGTGTTATTAATTCCGATTGTCTTTGCGATTTCAAGACAATTAAAAGTATCGATTTTATATTTAGGAATTCCAATGACAGCCGCATTATCTGTCACACATGGCTTCCTACCACCGCATCCAGGCCCAACTGTTATTGCAGGTGAATTCGAGGCAAACATTGGTGAAGTGCTGTTATATGGCTTTATTATTTCAATTCCGACCGTTATTATCGCAGGTCCTATCTTTACAAAAATCGCGCAAAAATTAGTGCCAGAATCCTTTACAAAAGCGGGCGATATCGCTTCATTAGGTGAACAAAAAACATTTAAATTAGAAGAAACACCAGGCTTCGGCATTAGTGTTTTCACCGCACTATTACCTGTCATTTTAATGTCGATTGCAACAATCATTACATTGTTACAAAAAACGATGGGCTTTGCAGACAACGGCTTTTTAGCTGCTATCCGCTTTATTGGTGATGCAGGGACAGCGATGTTAATTTCTTTATTAGTGGCTGTGTATACAATGGGTATTGCTCGCAAAATTCCTATTAAAACAGTAATGGCATCATGTACAACGGCAATCTCTCATATCGGGATGATGCTTTTAATTATTGGTGGTGGCGGTGCATTTAAGCAAGTGTTAATCAACGGTGGTGTTGGTGATTATGTGGCAGAGCTATTTGATGGCACAAACCTCTCCCCTATTTTACTTGCATGGATTATTGCCGCAATTTTACGTATTTCATTAGGCTCTGCAACAGTTGCTGCATTAACAACAGCAGGGTTAGTTATTCCAATGCTTGGCCAATCTGATGTCAACCTTGCATTAGTTGTACTTGCAACAGGTGCAGGTAGCTTAATTGCTTCACATGTCAACGACGCAGGCTTCTGGATGTTCAAAGAGTATTTCGGTTTAAGTATGAAAGAAACATTTGCAACATGGACATTGCTTGAAACAATTATTTCTGTCGCAGGTTTAGGATTTATTCTATTATTAAGCTTATTTATTTAA
- a CDS encoding AAA family ATPase, whose translation MKVIFTVGLPASGKSTFVQKLAKTENAVILSSDTIRQELFGDATKQKSRLIFRVLYERLNELVAKGYSVIVDATNIERERRMFALKKLPATIQKECYYFDTPYSICVARNQQRKRIVPLAIMEKMAKHLEFPTAGEGFDEVHIVHESTPYAISRQQFVTLLERQPSYEELFQALQAIPAFQQMYRFNQENPYHQFLLCQHTYFVLTYVNEYYMENDKLALQIAALFHDSGKPFCKKYKPLQERYGYFGHENVSAQIVCHFLLELGFDRDFVLKVIHLVQFHMLIQYGGDKGSSQIYHLADADLLTKLYFFREADQFAK comes from the coding sequence ATGAAGGTTATATTTACAGTCGGTTTACCTGCTAGCGGTAAAAGCACCTTCGTTCAAAAGCTCGCAAAAACAGAAAATGCCGTCATTCTTTCAAGTGATACGATACGTCAGGAGCTTTTTGGTGATGCGACAAAACAAAAATCCCGACTTATTTTTCGCGTTTTATATGAGCGATTAAATGAGCTTGTCGCCAAGGGCTACTCAGTTATTGTCGATGCGACGAATATTGAACGAGAACGCAGAATGTTTGCACTCAAAAAATTGCCTGCAACAATTCAAAAAGAATGCTATTACTTTGATACCCCCTACTCCATTTGTGTAGCCAGAAATCAGCAGCGTAAAAGAATTGTGCCATTAGCAATCATGGAAAAAATGGCGAAGCATTTAGAATTTCCAACAGCTGGTGAAGGCTTTGATGAAGTGCATATTGTGCATGAGTCTACTCCTTACGCCATCTCTAGACAGCAATTCGTTACATTGCTTGAGCGACAGCCGAGTTATGAGGAGCTTTTTCAAGCATTGCAAGCTATTCCAGCCTTTCAACAAATGTATCGTTTCAATCAAGAAAATCCGTACCATCAATTTTTGCTATGCCAGCATACGTATTTTGTTTTAACTTATGTTAACGAATACTATATGGAAAATGATAAACTCGCCTTACAAATAGCTGCACTATTCCATGATAGCGGCAAGCCATTTTGTAAAAAGTATAAGCCGCTTCAAGAACGTTATGGCTATTTTGGTCATGAAAACGTTTCAGCGCAAATCGTTTGCCATTTTTTATTGGAGCTAGGCTTTGACAGAGATTTTGTGTTAAAGGTTATTCATTTAGTACAATTTCATATGCTTATTCAATATGGTGGTGACAAAGGTAGCAGCCAAATTTACCATTTAGCAGATGCTGATTTACTAACAAAGCTTTACTTTTTCCGTGAAGCAGATCAATTTGCAAAATAG
- the gntK gene encoding gluconokinase: MTEYMLGVDIGTTSTKAVLFTIQGTVIQQENIGYPLHTPDISTAEQNPQEIFQAVLQAVSNIMTKHANKKLAFISFSSALHSVIAIDDNDQPLTPVITWADNRSEGWARKIKNELNGHAVYLRTGTPIHPMSPLCKIAWLTHEHPQIAGKAKKYIGIKEYIFKKLFNEYVVDHSLASATGFMNLKNLAWDEEALQIAGISEQQLSKLVPTTQCFQGCDTQLAKQMGINPQTPFIIGAGDGMLSNLGVNAIAKGEVAVTIGTSGAIRTVIDKPQTDSKGRIFCYALTEKHWVIGGPVNNGGMVLRWIRDEFASSEMETAKRLGIDPYEVLTKIAERIRPGAEGLLFHPYLAGERAPLWNPDVRGSFFGLTMAHKKEHMIRAALEGVIYNLYTVYLALRECMDGPVTRIQATGGFARSETWRQMMADIFESEVTVPESHESSCLGACILGLYATKRVDSLHVVANMVGETYKHTPKEEAMQEYRQLLPIFIHLSRTLEQDYTAIADYQRNLIKL, from the coding sequence ATGACTGAATATATGTTAGGCGTCGATATTGGCACAACGAGCACAAAGGCTGTCTTATTTACGATACAAGGGACAGTAATTCAGCAAGAAAATATTGGCTACCCATTGCACACACCTGATATTTCAACAGCTGAGCAAAATCCACAGGAGATATTTCAAGCTGTTCTACAGGCTGTTTCCAATATTATGACGAAGCACGCTAACAAAAAACTAGCCTTTATTTCCTTTAGTAGCGCATTGCATAGCGTCATTGCAATAGATGACAACGACCAGCCACTAACACCCGTTATTACATGGGCAGATAATCGCAGCGAGGGCTGGGCACGCAAAATTAAAAATGAGCTCAATGGGCATGCGGTTTATTTGCGCACAGGTACACCAATTCACCCGATGTCACCATTATGCAAAATCGCTTGGCTAACACATGAGCATCCACAAATTGCTGGTAAAGCAAAAAAATATATCGGCATTAAAGAATATATTTTTAAAAAGCTTTTTAATGAATATGTTGTCGACCATTCATTGGCTTCAGCAACGGGCTTCATGAATTTAAAAAATTTAGCATGGGACGAGGAAGCTTTACAAATTGCGGGTATCTCAGAACAACAGCTATCTAAGCTTGTGCCAACAACCCAATGCTTCCAAGGCTGTGATACACAGCTCGCAAAGCAAATGGGCATCAATCCACAAACACCATTTATTATCGGTGCGGGTGACGGCATGCTATCTAATTTAGGTGTCAATGCCATCGCTAAAGGTGAAGTGGCAGTGACAATCGGTACAAGTGGTGCAATTCGCACAGTTATTGACAAGCCGCAAACAGATAGCAAAGGACGCATTTTCTGCTATGCCCTAACAGAAAAGCACTGGGTAATTGGCGGACCTGTCAATAACGGTGGCATGGTACTGCGCTGGATTCGCGATGAATTTGCTTCCTCTGAAATGGAAACGGCGAAGCGCTTAGGTATTGATCCATATGAAGTATTAACGAAAATTGCGGAGCGCATCCGCCCTGGTGCAGAAGGCTTGCTGTTCCATCCTTATTTAGCAGGAGAACGTGCACCTTTATGGAATCCAGATGTGCGCGGGTCATTTTTTGGCTTAACGATGGCACATAAAAAGGAGCATATGATTCGCGCTGCACTGGAAGGCGTTATTTACAATTTATATACCGTTTATTTAGCTTTACGAGAATGTATGGATGGACCTGTCACACGTATTCAAGCAACAGGTGGCTTTGCACGCTCTGAAACGTGGCGTCAAATGATGGCGGATATTTTTGAATCAGAGGTCACTGTTCCAGAAAGTCATGAAAGCTCTTGTCTCGGCGCTTGTATTTTAGGGCTTTATGCAACAAAGCGAGTTGACTCTTTACATGTAGTAGCAAATATGGTTGGGGAAACGTATAAGCACACACCAAAGGAGGAAGCGATGCAAGAGTATCGCCAACTATTACCTATCTTTATTCATTTATCACGTACTTTAGAGCAGGATTATACAGCGATTGCTGATTATCAGCGTAATTTAATTAAACTTTAG
- a CDS encoding MFS transporter — translation MAVTYAQQRFWILVIIVSISGFSQGMLLPLIAVIFEQDGVATTLNGLNATGLYIGTLLISPFIEQPLRKFGYKPVIMAGGALVFLSLATFLLWKNILFWFFLRLLIGIGDHALHFGTQTWLTASTPQHKLGRSMAIYGLSFSIGFAVGPLFVPLIKISQALPFIVSSVLCLLAWSLVFFVRNEHPEALKGDTKQAGSMMRYKLAFRYAWIAFLPPFVYGFLESSLNAIFPVYALRKDFDVAMVSIVLAAFSIGTIVLQLPLGMLGDKIGRRKVILGGLLGGATIFAACSFVEHIPWGVVVCFALAGMCVGTMFSLGITYMTDLTPKELLPTGNLLCGIFFSLGSLSGPFLGGGYLQLVDSLSFLLLIAVMLAAIFIIILYFGRNLQTKSERKEQC, via the coding sequence ATGGCAGTAACATATGCACAGCAAAGATTTTGGATTTTAGTCATCATCGTCTCCATTTCGGGATTTTCACAAGGAATGCTACTACCATTAATTGCAGTTATTTTTGAGCAGGATGGTGTCGCAACAACATTAAATGGTTTGAATGCTACAGGCTTATACATAGGAACTTTGTTAATTTCTCCTTTTATTGAACAGCCGCTGCGAAAATTTGGCTATAAGCCTGTCATTATGGCTGGGGGAGCCTTAGTCTTTCTGTCACTAGCAACATTCCTATTATGGAAAAACATATTGTTTTGGTTTTTCTTAAGATTATTAATCGGTATTGGTGACCATGCCTTGCATTTCGGCACGCAAACGTGGCTGACAGCCTCTACACCGCAGCATAAATTAGGACGCAGTATGGCGATTTATGGCTTGTCGTTTAGTATTGGTTTTGCAGTAGGACCGCTTTTCGTTCCGCTAATTAAAATTTCGCAGGCTTTACCATTCATCGTTTCTTCAGTACTTTGTTTACTTGCATGGTCGCTTGTGTTTTTTGTGCGCAATGAGCATCCTGAGGCTTTAAAAGGAGACACAAAGCAAGCAGGGAGTATGATGCGTTATAAGCTAGCATTTCGTTATGCATGGATTGCCTTTTTACCACCGTTTGTTTATGGCTTTTTAGAATCCTCTTTAAATGCAATCTTCCCTGTCTACGCGTTGCGAAAAGATTTTGATGTTGCGATGGTATCAATTGTGCTTGCTGCCTTTTCCATCGGCACGATTGTTTTGCAGCTTCCCTTAGGGATGTTAGGGGATAAAATTGGGCGACGCAAAGTCATTTTAGGAGGGCTACTAGGTGGTGCAACCATATTTGCAGCATGCAGCTTTGTTGAGCACATTCCTTGGGGTGTTGTTGTGTGCTTTGCATTGGCAGGAATGTGTGTAGGAACGATGTTTTCACTCGGAATTACCTATATGACAGATTTAACACCTAAAGAGTTATTGCCAACAGGAAATCTGCTATGTGGTATTTTCTTTAGCTTAGGTAGCTTAAGTGGTCCTTTCCTTGGTGGAGGCTATTTACAATTAGTAGATAGTTTGAGCTTTTTATTATTGATTGCGGTAATGCTTGCAGCAATATTTATTATTATTTTATACTTTGGACGAAATTTACAAACGAAATCAGAAAGGAAAGAACAATGCTAA
- a CDS encoding SE1561 family protein: protein MKPITNKEQQVTYLKERLEIFLEVLDAIDPETTELEDIDRLIQMMDDLEDKMDQFQQRTE from the coding sequence ATGAAACCTATTACAAACAAAGAACAGCAAGTTACTTATTTAAAAGAACGCCTAGAAATCTTTTTAGAAGTGCTAGATGCAATCGACCCAGAAACGACAGAGTTGGAAGATATCGACCGTCTTATTCAAATGATGGATGATCTAGAAGACAAAATGGATCAATTCCAACAGCGCACAGAATAA
- a CDS encoding fumarate hydratase codes for MAYLETLEKSLYNLVTETSTNLPKDVRRAIKKAKEAENAGTRAAMSLDTITTNIVMAEDNVSPICQDTGLPTFKVYTPVGVNQLEIKQAIQTAIASATADAKLRPNSVDSLTGKNSGTNIGAGLPVVKFEQWENDYITVKLILKGGGCENKNIQYSLPTELEGLGRAGRDLDGIRKCILHSVWQAQGQGCSAGFIGVGIGGDRSAGYDLAKEQLFRHVDDVNPIEDLAKLEEYVVKTANTFGVGTMGFGGEATLLGCKIGVMDRLPASFFVSVAYNCWAYRRMAIDINPETGEIINWHYQEGEKITFKDEAQTAATTDTDSQVVELVAPITEEKIRSLKVGDVVKITGRMYTGRDAIHHHLIGEGVEAPVDLNGQIIYHCGPVMAKDEAGNWVVKAAGPTTSIREEPYQGDIMKKFGIRAVMGKGGMGPKTLKALQEHGGVYLNAIGGAAQYYADCIKSVDGVDLMEFGIPEAMWHLSVEGFTAVVTMDSHGNSLHADVEKSSLDKLAQHAERVF; via the coding sequence ATGGCATATTTAGAAACTTTGGAGAAAAGTCTGTACAATTTAGTAACAGAAACATCAACTAACTTACCAAAAGACGTTCGCCGTGCAATTAAAAAAGCAAAAGAAGCAGAGAATGCTGGCACGCGCGCGGCAATGAGCTTAGATACAATTACAACAAATATCGTAATGGCTGAGGATAATGTATCACCAATTTGTCAGGATACAGGTTTACCAACTTTTAAAGTATACACTCCTGTAGGTGTCAACCAGCTTGAAATAAAACAAGCAATCCAAACAGCAATTGCTTCTGCAACGGCTGACGCAAAATTGCGCCCAAACTCAGTTGACTCATTAACTGGTAAAAACTCTGGCACAAATATCGGTGCAGGTCTTCCAGTTGTCAAATTTGAGCAATGGGAAAATGACTACATTACAGTAAAGCTAATCCTTAAAGGTGGCGGCTGTGAAAATAAAAACATCCAATACTCTTTACCTACAGAATTAGAAGGCTTAGGTCGCGCTGGTCGTGATTTGGATGGCATCCGCAAATGTATTTTACACTCTGTTTGGCAAGCACAAGGACAAGGCTGTTCAGCAGGCTTCATCGGCGTTGGTATCGGTGGTGACCGTTCAGCAGGCTATGACCTTGCAAAAGAGCAGTTATTCCGCCATGTAGATGATGTCAATCCAATTGAAGATTTAGCAAAATTAGAGGAATATGTTGTGAAAACAGCAAACACATTTGGTGTCGGTACAATGGGCTTCGGTGGCGAGGCAACATTACTAGGCTGTAAAATCGGTGTAATGGACCGCTTACCTGCTTCATTCTTCGTATCCGTAGCATATAACTGTTGGGCATACCGTCGTATGGCAATTGACATCAACCCTGAGACAGGCGAAATCATAAACTGGCACTATCAAGAAGGTGAAAAAATCACGTTTAAAGATGAAGCACAAACTGCTGCAACAACTGATACTGATAGCCAAGTAGTTGAATTAGTCGCACCAATTACAGAAGAAAAAATTCGTTCACTTAAAGTTGGTGACGTTGTGAAAATCACTGGACGCATGTACACAGGCCGTGACGCCATCCACCATCATTTAATTGGCGAAGGTGTAGAAGCACCAGTTGACTTAAATGGTCAAATCATTTATCACTGTGGTCCAGTTATGGCAAAAGACGAAGCTGGCAACTGGGTAGTAAAAGCAGCAGGTCCTACAACCTCTATTCGTGAGGAGCCATACCAAGGCGATATTATGAAAAAATTCGGTATCCGCGCAGTAATGGGTAAGGGCGGCATGGGTCCAAAAACATTAAAAGCACTACAAGAGCATGGCGGCGTTTACTTAAACGCAATCGGCGGTGCAGCACAGTACTATGCTGACTGTATTAAATCTGTAGATGGTGTGGACCTAATGGAATTCGGTATTCCAGAAGCGATGTGGCACTTAAGTGTAGAAGGCTTCACAGCCGTTGTCACAATGGATTCACATGGCAATTCATTACACGCTGACGTTGAAAAATCTTCACTTGATAAATTAGCACAACACGCTGAACGCGTATTTTAA